A genomic window from Nicotiana sylvestris chromosome 11, ASM39365v2, whole genome shotgun sequence includes:
- the LOC104235871 gene encoding protein SUPPRESSOR OF MAX2 1-like produces MRAGLSTIQQTLTAEAAAVLNHSISEAGRRNHGQTTPLHVAATLLSSPTGFLRQACIRSHPNSSHPLQCRALELCFSVALERLPTAQNMPSGTEPPISNALMAALKRAQAHQRRGCPEQQQQPLLAVKVELEQLIISILDDPSVSRVMREASFSSPAVKATIEQSLTQSVSTPLNHNCLTASPGFLGGARNNNSNDVTLATFNTSLGSSRNMYLNPKLQLQHQGGGLGGGGGLGVGGLGNLQRSEEVKRVLEILLRSKKRNPVLVGEREPESVVKEVLRKIEKGELGEGVLKNLQIVQMEKELDKNEIVNKIKELVGIIEGKISSGGVILDLGDLKWLVEQQQQQPAMVSEIGKAAVAEMGKLLTRFREGNNRLWLIGTATCETYLRCQVYHSTMENDWDLQAVPIASRSPHPGIFPRLGNERILGNSLDPMNPLKSFSATPVPALLRRLPENSNPRLRTSCCPQCKEKFEHELAKLVSEFENSSAEEAKSESPRPQLPQWLQNAKLKNDTKVTNLSQSKDQGLLQQKTQELQKKWNDTCLQLHPNFQHNVGHERTMVSPVLSMPGLYNPNLLLRQPLQPKLQPSRTLGVSLQLNTTQMASQPPEKAATSPPRSPVRTDLVLGQKPNETTGEKTLEAQAKDFLSCISSVPQNKLLDKFASALDADTFKRLLKGLMEKAWWQRDASSSVASAVSRCRLGNGRQRGGASKGDIWLLFTGPDRFAKRKMASVLAEQMCGNSPIMICLGSRRDDEESDVGFRGKTAVDRIAEAVRRNPLSVIMLEDIDEANVLVRGNIKRAMDRGRLTDSHGREISLGNVIFILTGNWSAMSPESYRNEYLMEEKKLVSLASSNWQLKLTMGEKSAKRRASWLHDEDRLTRPRKELNLGLAFDLNEAADFEDYRTDGSHNSSDLTVEHEEEPGLENRRFSVASVPHELVSSVDDTIQFKPIEYPFARREIKKTISTKFSMVVDDKVSIEVEDDIVDRILGGLFCGRTSLEQWVEKVLGPSFDQIQPRLSSSDENIIVRLQLELHTDSNVHSNGECLPSKVTIVEDGQ; encoded by the exons ATGAGGGCAGGTTTGAGTACGATTCAACAAACGTTAACGGCAGAGGCAGCAGCCGTACTAAACCACTCAATATCCGAAGCCGGTCGCCGTAACCATGGTCAAACGACGCCGTTACACGTGGCAGCAACCTTACTCTCTTCACCCACCGGATTTCTCCGTCAAGCCTGTATCCGTTCACACCCTAATTCATCTCACCCGCTCCAGTGCAGAGCGTTGGAGCTTTGCTTCAGCGTCGCGCTGGAGCGGTTACCTACTGCACAAAATATGCCATCGGGGACTGAGCCCCCGATTTCTAATGCGCTTATGGCCGCTTTAAAGCGGGCACAAGCGCATCAACGTAGAGGTTGTCctgaacaacaacaacagccgCTTTTAGCGGTTAAAGTTGAATTAGAACAATTGATTATATCTATTCTAGATGATCCTAGTGTGAGTCGTGTTATGCGTGAGGCTAGTTTTTCTAGCCCAGCTGTTAAGGCAACAATTGAACAATCGTTGACACAATCTGTGTCGACTCCGTTGAATCATAATTGTCTTACTGCTTCTCCCGGTTTTCTTGGTGGTGCTCGCAATAACAATAGTAATGATGTTACTTTGGCTACTTTTAATACTTCTCTTGGTAGTTCTCGCAATATGTACTTGAATCCCAAGTTGCAGTTACAGCATCAGGGTGGGGGTTTGGGTGGAGGGGGTGGGTTAGGGGTAGGGGGATTGGGGAATTTACAAAGGAGTGAAGAAGTGAAAAGGGTGTTGGAAATTTTGTTGAGAAGTAAGAAAAGGAACCCGGTTTTAGTTGGGGAAAGAGAGCCGGAAAGTGTGGTGAAAGAGGTTTTAAGGAAGATTGAGAAAGGGGAATTGGGAGAAGGGGTTTTGAAGAATTTACAAATTGTTCAAATGGAGAAGGAATTAGATAAAAACGAGATAGTGAACAAGATTAAGGAATTGGTAGGGATAATTGAGGGGAAAATTAGTAGTGGTGGAGTGATTCTTGATTTGGGCGATTTGAAATGGCTGGTtgagcaacagcagcaacaaccaGCTATGGTTTCTGAGATTGGAAAAGCAGCAGTGGCTGAAATGGGAAAGTTATTAACGCGATTTCGAGAGGGTAATAATAGATTATGGTTGATTGGTACAGCAACTTGTGAGACTTATTTGAGGTGTCAAGTTTATCATTCTACTATGGAAAATGATTGGGATCTTCAAGCTGTTCCTATTGCTTCAAGATCTCCTCATCCCGGAATATTTCCAAG GCTTGGAAATGAAAGAATTCTTGGAAATTCCTTGGATCCTATGAATCCACTGAAGAGCTTTAGCGCCACCCCAGTGCCTGCGTTGCTGAGGCGTTTACCTgagaattcaaatccgagattgAGGACGTCGTGTTGTCCCCAGTGCAAGGAGAAGTTTGAACACGAGTTGGCAAAACTTGTATCCGAGTTTGAGAATTCATCTGCTGAAGAAGCTAAATCAGAATCTCCTCGACCTCAGTTGCCTCAGTGGTTGCAAAATGCCAAGCTAAAGAATGATACTAAAGTAACTAATCTGTCGCAG AGTAAGGATCAAGGACTTTTGCAGCAGAAGACTCAAGAACTGCAAAAGAAGTGGAACGATACATGCTTGCAACTTCATCCTAATTTCCAGCACAATGTTGGTCATGAAAGAACAATGGTATCACCTGTTCTCTCTATGCCGGGGTTGTATAACCCGAACCTGCTTTTGCGTCAACCTTTACAGCCTAAGCTACAACCGAGCAGAACCCTGGGAGTGAGCCTGCAACTGAACACCACCCAAATGGCTAGCCAACCACCGGAAAAGGCAGCGACTAGTCCTCCACGCAGCCCTGTTAGGACTGACTTGGTTCTAGGGCAAAAACCGAATGAAACTACCGGTGAGAAAACTTTGGAAGCTCAAGCGAAGGACTTCCTCAGCTGCATATCTTCTGTGCCTCAGAACAAGTTACTTGACAAATTTGCTAGTGCATTAGATGCTGATACCTTTAAAAGGCTTCTCAAGGGTCTAATGGAAAAAGCGTGGTGGCAGCGAGATGCATCCTCTTCTGTAGCTTCCGCTGTGTCAAGGTGCAGATTGGGGAACGGGAGACAGCGCGGTGGTGCATCAAAGGGTGACATATGGCTGTTATTCACTGGTCCCGACAGATTTGCCAAGAGAAAGATGGCATCAGTTCTTGCTGAGCAAATGTGCGGAAACAGTCCTATAATGATATGCCTTGGTTCACGACGAGATGATGAAGAGTCCGATGTAGGTTTCCGTGGCAAAACAGCTGTAGACCGTATCGCAGAGGCTGTTAGGAGGAATCCACTTTCAGTTATTATGCTCGAGGATATTGATGAAGCAAATGTGCTAGTTCGTGGAAACATAAAACGAGCCATGGACAGAGGTAGGCTTACCGATTCACATGGCCGTGAGATAAGTCTAGGCAATGTTATATTCATCCTTACTGGAAATTGGTCTGCAATGAGCCCCGAGAGCTACAGGAATGAGTATTTGATGGAAGAAAAGAAACTCGTCTCGCTAGCTAGTTCCAATTGGCAGTTAAAGTTAACAATGGGTGAAAAGAGTGCTAAGCGACGAGCGAGTTGGTTGCATGATGAAGACAGGCTTACAAGACCTAGAAAAGAATTGAATCTAGGACTTGCATTCGATCTTAACGAAGCAGCAGATTTTGAGGATTATAGAACTGATGGATCTCACAATTCGAGTGATCTAACTGTTGAGCACGAAGAAGAACCCGGCCTTGAAAACAGGCGATTCTCAGTTGCATCAGTTCCTCACGAACTCGTCAGTTCAGTGGACGATACCATACAATTCAAGCCGATTGAATATCCCTTTGCTCGACGTGAGATCAAGAAAACAATAAGCACGAAATTCTCAATGGTCGTCGATGACAAGGTCTCAATCGAAGTGGAAGACGATATAGTA